In Rhinopithecus roxellana isolate Shanxi Qingling chromosome 16, ASM756505v1, whole genome shotgun sequence, a single genomic region encodes these proteins:
- the PTPDC1 gene encoding protein tyrosine phosphatase domain-containing protein 1 isoform X1 — MAAGVLPQNEQPYSTFMNNSKCVANMKGNLERPTPKYTKVGERLRHAIPGHMACSMACGGRACKYENPARWSEQEQAIKGVYSSWVTDNILAMARPSSELLEKYHIIDQFLSHGIKTIINLQRPGEHASCGNPLEQESGFTYLPEAFMQAGIYFYNFGWKDYGVASLTTILDMVKVMTFALQEGKVAIHCHAGLGRTGVLIACYLVFATRMTADQAIIFVRAKRPNSIQTRGQLLCVREFTQFLTPLRNIFSCCDPKAHAVTLAQYLIRQRHLLHGYEARLLKHVPKIIHLVCKLLLDLAENRPVVMKDVSKGPGLSAEIEKTMSEMVTMQLDKELLRNDSDVSNPSNPTAVAADFDNRGVIFSNEQEFDPLWKRRNVECLQPLSHLKRRLSYSDSDLKRAENLLEQGEPPQTVPVQVLVGHNPRQQKPIGHCYIPQSPEPDLHKEALVRSTLTFWSQSKFGGLEGLKDNGSPIFHGRIIPKEAQQSRAFSADVSGPHSPGEPVSPSFANVHKDPNPTHQQVSHCQCKTHGVGSPGSVRQISSTPQRPLDYGSSLKAQFLVEHETQDSNDLAEAASHPTLQSELSAEARRILAAKALANLNESVEKEELKRKVEMWQKELNSRDGAWERICGERDPFILCSLMWSWVEQLKEPVITKEDVDMLVDRRADAAEALFLLEKGQHQTILCVLHCIVNLQTIPVDVEEAFLAHAIKAFTKVNFDSENGPIVYNTLKKIFKHTLEEKRKMTKDGPKPGL, encoded by the exons GAAATTTAGAGCGTCCAACACCAAAGTACACAAAAGTAGGAGAGCGCTTACGGCATGCCATTCCTGGACACATGGCGTGCTCCATGGCGTGTGGTGGTAGAGCTTGCAAGTATGAGAATCCAGCCCGCTGGAGTGAGCAGGAACAAGCCATTAAGGGGGTTTACTCATCCTG GGTCACTGATAATATACTGGCCATGGCCCGCCCATCCTCTGAGCTCCTGGAGAAGTACCACATCATTGATCAGTTCCTCAG CCATGGCATAAAAACAATAATCAACCTCCAGCGCCCTGGTGAGCATGCTAGCTGTGGGAACCCTCTGGAACAAGAAAGTGGCTTCACATACCTTCCTGAGGCTTTCATGCAGGCTGGCA tttatttctACAATTTCGGATGGAAGGATTATGGTGTAGCATCTCTTACTACTATCCTAGATATGGTGAAGGTGATGACATTTGCCTTACAGGAAGGAAAAGTAGCTATCCATTGTCATGCAGGGCTTGGTCGAACAG GTGTCTTAATAGCCTGTTACTTAGTTTTTGCAACAAGAATGACTGCTGACCAAGCAATTATATTTGTGCGGGCAAAGCGACCTAATTCCATACAAACCAGAGGACAGCTCCTCTGTGTAAGGGAATTTACTCAGTTTCTAACTCCTCTCCGCAATATATTCTCTTGCTGTGATCCCAAAGCACATGCTGTCACCTTAGCTCAATATCTAATTCGCCAGCGTCATCTGCTTCATGGTTATGAGGCACGACTTCTGAAACATGTGCCAAAAATTATCCACCTAGTTTGCAAATTGCTTCTGGACTTAGCGGAAAACAGGCCGGTGGTGATGAAGGACGTGTCCAAAGGACCTGGTCTCTCTGCTGAAATAGAAAAGACCATGTCTGAGATGGTCACCATGCAGCTGGATAAAGAGTTACTGAGGAATGACAGTGATGTGTCCAACCCGTCTAACCCCACTGCAGTGGCAGCAGATTTTGACAATCGAGGCGTGATTTTCTCCAATGAGCAAGAGTTTGACCCGCTTTGGAAAAGGCGGAATGTTGAGTGCCTTCAACCCCTTTCTCATCTGAAAAGGCGGCTCAGCTACAGTGACTCAGATTTAAAGAGGGCCGAGAACCTCCTGGAGCAAGGGGAGCCTCCACAGACAGTGCCTGTCCAGGTCTTGGTTGGCCACAACCCCAGGCAGCAGAAGCCCATAGGCCATTGTTACATCCCACAGTCTCCAGAACCAGACTTACATAAGGAAGCCTTGGTTCGCAGCACACTTACTTTCTGGAGTCAGTCTAAGTTTGGAGGGCTGGAAGGGCTCAAAGATAATGGCTCACCAATTTTCCATGGACGGATCATTCCAAAGGAAGCACAGCAGAGTAGAGCTTTCTCTGCAGATGTTTCAGGCCCACACAGCCCTGGGGAGCCAGTTTCACCCAGCTTTGCGAATGTCCATAAGGATCCAAACCCTACTCACCAGCAAGTGTCTCACTGTCAGTGTAAAACTCATGGTGTTGGGAGCCCTGGGTCTGTCAGGCAGATCAGCAGTACACCCCAAAGACCTCTGGACTATGGCTCCAGTCTGAAAGCACAGTTCTTGGTTGAACATGAAACCCAGGACAGTAACGATCTGGCTGAAGCAGCTTCACACCCTACGTTACAGTCTGAATTGAGTGCTGAGGCAAGAAGAATACTGGCGGCCAAAGCCCTAGCAAATTTAAATGAATCTGTAGAAAAGGAGGAACTAAAAAGGAAGGTAGAGATGTGGCAG aaAGAGCTTAATTCCCGAGATGGAGCTTGGGAAAGAATATGTGGCGAGAGGGACCCTTTCATCCTATGCAGCTTGATGTGGTCGTGGGTGGAGCAACTGAAGGAGCCTGTAATCACCAAAGAGGATGTGGACATGTTGGTTGACAGGCGAGCAGATGCCGCAGAAGCACTGTTTTTATTAGAGAAG GGACAGCACCAGACTATTCTCTGCGTGTTGCACTGCATAGTGAACCTGCAGACTATTCCCGTGGATGTGGAGGAGGCTTTCCTTGCCCATGCCATTAAGGCATTCACTAAG GTTAATTTTGATTCTGAAAATGGACCAATAGTTTACAACAccctgaagaaaatatttaagcacacactggaagaaaaaagaaaaatgacaaaagatgGCCCTAAGCCTGGCCTCTAG
- the PTPDC1 gene encoding protein tyrosine phosphatase domain-containing protein 1 isoform X2, whose translation MAAGVLPQNEQPYSTFMNNSKCVANMKGNLERPTPKYTKVGERLRHAIPGHMACSMACGGRACKYENPARWSEQEQAIKGVYSSWVTDNILAMARPSSELLEKYHIIDQFLSHGIKTIINLQRPGEHASCGNPLEQESGFTYLPEAFMQAGIYFYNFGWKDYGVASLTTILDMVKVMTFALQEGKVAIHCHAGLGRTGVLIACYLVFATRMTADQAIIFVRAKRPNSIQTRGQLLCVREFTQFLTPLRNIFSCCDPKAHAVTLAQYLIRQRHLLHGYEARLLKHVPKIIHLVCKLLLDLAENRPVVMKDVSKGPGLSAEIEKTMSEMVTMQLDKELLRNDSDVSNPSNPTAVAADFDNRGVIFSNEQEFDPLWKRRNVECLQPLSHLKRRLSYSDSDLKRAENLLEQGEPPQTVPVQVLVGHNPRQQKPIGHCYIPQSPEPDLHKEALVRSTLTFWSQSKFGGLEGLKDNGSPIFHGRIIPKEAQQSRAFSADVSGPHSPGEPVSPSFANVHKDPNPTHQQVSHCQCKTHGVGSPGSVRQISSTPQRPLDYGSSLKAQFLVEHETQDSNDLAEAASHPTLQSELSAEARRILAAKALANLNESVEKEELKRKVEMWQKELNSRDGAWERICGERDPFILCSLMWSWVEQLKEPVITKEDVDMLVDRRADAAEALFLLEKGQHQTILCVLHCIVNLQTIPVDVEEAFLAHAIKAFTKPPSPNP comes from the exons GAAATTTAGAGCGTCCAACACCAAAGTACACAAAAGTAGGAGAGCGCTTACGGCATGCCATTCCTGGACACATGGCGTGCTCCATGGCGTGTGGTGGTAGAGCTTGCAAGTATGAGAATCCAGCCCGCTGGAGTGAGCAGGAACAAGCCATTAAGGGGGTTTACTCATCCTG GGTCACTGATAATATACTGGCCATGGCCCGCCCATCCTCTGAGCTCCTGGAGAAGTACCACATCATTGATCAGTTCCTCAG CCATGGCATAAAAACAATAATCAACCTCCAGCGCCCTGGTGAGCATGCTAGCTGTGGGAACCCTCTGGAACAAGAAAGTGGCTTCACATACCTTCCTGAGGCTTTCATGCAGGCTGGCA tttatttctACAATTTCGGATGGAAGGATTATGGTGTAGCATCTCTTACTACTATCCTAGATATGGTGAAGGTGATGACATTTGCCTTACAGGAAGGAAAAGTAGCTATCCATTGTCATGCAGGGCTTGGTCGAACAG GTGTCTTAATAGCCTGTTACTTAGTTTTTGCAACAAGAATGACTGCTGACCAAGCAATTATATTTGTGCGGGCAAAGCGACCTAATTCCATACAAACCAGAGGACAGCTCCTCTGTGTAAGGGAATTTACTCAGTTTCTAACTCCTCTCCGCAATATATTCTCTTGCTGTGATCCCAAAGCACATGCTGTCACCTTAGCTCAATATCTAATTCGCCAGCGTCATCTGCTTCATGGTTATGAGGCACGACTTCTGAAACATGTGCCAAAAATTATCCACCTAGTTTGCAAATTGCTTCTGGACTTAGCGGAAAACAGGCCGGTGGTGATGAAGGACGTGTCCAAAGGACCTGGTCTCTCTGCTGAAATAGAAAAGACCATGTCTGAGATGGTCACCATGCAGCTGGATAAAGAGTTACTGAGGAATGACAGTGATGTGTCCAACCCGTCTAACCCCACTGCAGTGGCAGCAGATTTTGACAATCGAGGCGTGATTTTCTCCAATGAGCAAGAGTTTGACCCGCTTTGGAAAAGGCGGAATGTTGAGTGCCTTCAACCCCTTTCTCATCTGAAAAGGCGGCTCAGCTACAGTGACTCAGATTTAAAGAGGGCCGAGAACCTCCTGGAGCAAGGGGAGCCTCCACAGACAGTGCCTGTCCAGGTCTTGGTTGGCCACAACCCCAGGCAGCAGAAGCCCATAGGCCATTGTTACATCCCACAGTCTCCAGAACCAGACTTACATAAGGAAGCCTTGGTTCGCAGCACACTTACTTTCTGGAGTCAGTCTAAGTTTGGAGGGCTGGAAGGGCTCAAAGATAATGGCTCACCAATTTTCCATGGACGGATCATTCCAAAGGAAGCACAGCAGAGTAGAGCTTTCTCTGCAGATGTTTCAGGCCCACACAGCCCTGGGGAGCCAGTTTCACCCAGCTTTGCGAATGTCCATAAGGATCCAAACCCTACTCACCAGCAAGTGTCTCACTGTCAGTGTAAAACTCATGGTGTTGGGAGCCCTGGGTCTGTCAGGCAGATCAGCAGTACACCCCAAAGACCTCTGGACTATGGCTCCAGTCTGAAAGCACAGTTCTTGGTTGAACATGAAACCCAGGACAGTAACGATCTGGCTGAAGCAGCTTCACACCCTACGTTACAGTCTGAATTGAGTGCTGAGGCAAGAAGAATACTGGCGGCCAAAGCCCTAGCAAATTTAAATGAATCTGTAGAAAAGGAGGAACTAAAAAGGAAGGTAGAGATGTGGCAG aaAGAGCTTAATTCCCGAGATGGAGCTTGGGAAAGAATATGTGGCGAGAGGGACCCTTTCATCCTATGCAGCTTGATGTGGTCGTGGGTGGAGCAACTGAAGGAGCCTGTAATCACCAAAGAGGATGTGGACATGTTGGTTGACAGGCGAGCAGATGCCGCAGAAGCACTGTTTTTATTAGAGAAG GGACAGCACCAGACTATTCTCTGCGTGTTGCACTGCATAGTGAACCTGCAGACTATTCCCGTGGATGTGGAGGAGGCTTTCCTTGCCCATGCCATTAAGGCATTCACTAAG